The Polaribacter tangerinus genome has a segment encoding these proteins:
- a CDS encoding YheT family hydrolase has product MPIVKSDFSPTLPFKNGHFNTMYRPLFMKDTCKYDRKRISTWDDDFIDLDFSFVGGNTLILLIHGLEGSSDSKYIAANCNHLNSAGLDTVCFNLRSCSGEDNLLLTTYHSGKTEDVDFVVNHLAENYNYTNIVIVGFSLGGNLTLKYLGEYHNKIPSIVKGGIAVSVPVDIATAEKEMEKLKNKLYLEIFFKTMKNKILEKAYKFPSYHLDKEKLFKATKFIHLEELYTVPVFGFESPQDYWKKASSKPYLSKIDRPTILINAKDDTFLSPECYPQKEAIQSEYFYLETPNFGGHCGFMTSFKAHENKWLEKRIVKFINETIGVF; this is encoded by the coding sequence ATGCCAATTGTAAAATCTGACTTCTCTCCTACTTTACCATTTAAAAATGGTCATTTTAACACAATGTACAGACCTTTGTTTATGAAAGATACATGTAAATACGATAGAAAAAGAATTTCAACTTGGGATGATGATTTTATAGATTTAGATTTTTCTTTTGTGGGTGGTAACACACTCATACTTTTAATACATGGCTTAGAAGGAAGCTCCGATTCTAAATATATTGCTGCCAATTGTAACCATTTAAATTCGGCAGGTTTAGATACGGTATGTTTTAATTTAAGAAGCTGTAGCGGAGAAGATAATTTATTACTAACAACTTACCATAGCGGTAAAACCGAAGATGTAGATTTTGTGGTAAATCACTTAGCAGAAAACTACAATTATACAAACATAGTAATTGTTGGTTTTAGTTTAGGAGGAAATTTAACACTAAAATACCTTGGTGAGTATCATAATAAAATACCATCAATAGTAAAAGGAGGAATTGCTGTTTCTGTTCCTGTAGATATTGCAACTGCAGAAAAAGAAATGGAAAAATTAAAGAACAAATTATATTTAGAAATCTTCTTTAAAACCATGAAAAATAAAATTCTAGAAAAAGCATACAAATTTCCATCGTATCATTTAGATAAAGAAAAACTCTTTAAAGCCACAAAGTTTATTCATTTAGAAGAACTATATACGGTTCCTGTTTTTGGTTTTGAGAGTCCGCAAGATTATTGGAAAAAAGCAAGCTCAAAACCTTATCTATCGAAAATTGATAGACCAACAATATTAATAAATGCAAAAGATGATACTTTTTTATCTCCAGAATGTTACCCTCAAAAAGAAGCTATTCAATCGGAATATTTTTATTTAGAAACTCCAAATTTTGGAGGACATTGTGGATTCATGACTTCTTTTAAAGCTCATGAGAATAAATGGTTAGAAAAAAGAATTGTGAAATTTATAAACGAGACCATAGGTGTTTTTTAA
- the lptB gene encoding LPS export ABC transporter ATP-binding protein, with product MILKADNIQKIYGSRKVVKGISLEVQQGEIIGLLGPNGAGKTTSFYMIVGMIKPNAGNIYLNDQEITEDAMYKRAQKGIGYLAQEASVFRKLSVEENIMSVLQFTGLSKKEQKIKLESLIEEFNIGHVRKNRGDLLSGGERRRTEIARCLASDPNFILLDEPFAGVDPIAVEDIQSIVAQLKNKNIGILITDHDVQATLAITDKTYLMYNGSILKEGTPEELAADEMVRKVYLGKDFELKKKKVF from the coding sequence ATGATTTTAAAAGCAGATAATATTCAAAAAATTTACGGCAGTAGAAAAGTTGTAAAAGGCATTTCTTTAGAAGTTCAACAAGGTGAAATTATTGGTCTTTTAGGGCCAAATGGAGCCGGTAAAACAACCTCTTTTTACATGATTGTTGGAATGATAAAACCAAATGCTGGAAATATTTACCTAAATGACCAAGAAATTACAGAAGATGCGATGTATAAACGCGCACAAAAAGGAATAGGTTATTTGGCACAAGAAGCCTCTGTTTTTAGAAAACTTTCTGTAGAAGAAAATATTATGTCGGTATTGCAATTTACAGGTCTCTCAAAAAAAGAACAAAAAATAAAATTAGAATCACTTATAGAAGAGTTTAATATTGGTCATGTTCGTAAAAATAGAGGTGATTTATTGTCTGGTGGAGAGCGAAGAAGAACAGAAATAGCAAGGTGTTTAGCCTCTGACCCAAACTTTATATTGTTAGATGAACCTTTTGCGGGTGTAGATCCTATTGCGGTAGAAGATATTCAAAGCATTGTAGCACAATTAAAAAATAAAAATATTGGTATTTTAATAACCGATCATGATGTTCAAGCAACACTAGCAATTACCGATAAAACCTATTTAATGTACAACGGAAGTATATTAAAAGAAGGAACTCCAGAAGAATTAGCAGCTGATGAAATGGTGCGTAAAGTATATTTAGGTAAAGACTTCGAATTAAAAAAGAAGAAAGTATTCTAA
- a CDS encoding PorV/PorQ family protein yields MLLKHKFFLLFLVIHSLLNAQSFRNYSNEFLSIGVDAASLGMSKSVVATANNANAIYWNPAGLVGIEDYQGSVMHASYFAGIANYNHAAFAMPIDKESAIGFSIIRFGVDDILNTTELIDNQGNIDFNNVSLFSAADYAFHFAYARNLIFKDLKFGVNAKIIRRIIGEFATSWGFGFDAGIQFERNSWKFGVMARDITTTYNTWSVNENEFEKIKNAIPGQNQELPETTEITKPKIQLGIAKDWRLSRFMNLLSEVNFNIRFAETNDLIATNFASIDPSIGFQIDYDKLVFLRAGVGNFQYISEFDNSQSVTLQPNFGVGFNYRGITVDYALTNIGSVGNALYSNIFSITFDYRFFRR; encoded by the coding sequence ATGCTTTTGAAACATAAATTTTTTCTTTTATTTTTAGTGATTCATTCGCTTTTAAACGCACAATCATTTAGAAATTACAGTAACGAATTTCTATCTATTGGTGTAGATGCGGCATCACTCGGTATGAGTAAATCTGTGGTAGCTACTGCAAACAATGCAAATGCTATTTATTGGAATCCTGCAGGTTTGGTAGGAATAGAAGATTACCAAGGTTCTGTAATGCATGCCTCTTATTTTGCAGGAATTGCCAACTACAACCATGCTGCATTTGCCATGCCCATAGACAAAGAAAGTGCTATCGGTTTTTCTATAATTCGTTTTGGTGTTGATGATATTTTAAACACCACAGAACTAATTGACAATCAGGGAAACATAGACTTTAACAATGTGAGCTTGTTTTCTGCTGCAGATTATGCCTTTCATTTTGCCTATGCTAGAAATTTAATTTTTAAAGACTTAAAATTTGGCGTAAATGCCAAAATTATTCGAAGAATAATTGGTGAATTTGCTACTTCATGGGGTTTTGGTTTTGATGCTGGTATTCAATTTGAAAGAAATTCATGGAAATTTGGTGTAATGGCTAGAGATATTACTACAACTTACAATACATGGTCGGTAAATGAAAATGAATTTGAAAAAATAAAAAATGCTATTCCTGGTCAAAACCAAGAACTACCAGAAACTACCGAAATTACAAAACCAAAAATTCAGTTAGGTATTGCAAAAGATTGGAGATTGAGTCGTTTTATGAATTTACTAAGTGAAGTTAATTTCAATATACGATTTGCAGAAACTAACGATTTAATTGCTACCAATTTTGCTAGTATAGATCCGTCAATTGGCTTTCAAATAGATTATGATAAATTGGTGTTTTTAAGAGCAGGCGTTGGCAATTTTCAATATATTTCGGAATTCGATAATTCGCAGTCGGTTACGCTACAACCCAATTTTGGAGTTGGTTTCAATTACCGCGGAATAACAGTAGATTATGCTCTTACTAATATTGGTAGTGTTGGTAACGCTCTATATTCTAATATTTTTTCTATAACATTTGACTATCGTTTCTTTAGACGCTAA
- a CDS encoding 1-acyl-sn-glycerol-3-phosphate acyltransferase, translated as MKYISKFILHKLLGWKIENDFPKNLKKYVVIAAPHTSWVDFPIAILTRISCGTMIHFIGKDALFKWPFGYFFRVLGGTPVNRSTSNNLVEAVIKTFNSKEEFRLGLSPEGTRKKVIQWKTGFYYIAKGANVPVVMATLDFENKKVKISPPYYTTDNKENDFKHFRSFFEGVKGKNPELS; from the coding sequence TTGAAATACATTTCAAAATTTATTTTACACAAGTTACTTGGTTGGAAAATAGAAAATGATTTTCCTAAAAATTTAAAAAAATACGTAGTTATTGCAGCACCTCATACTAGTTGGGTAGATTTTCCTATTGCAATTTTAACACGAATTAGCTGTGGTACCATGATTCATTTTATTGGAAAAGATGCGTTATTTAAATGGCCTTTTGGTTATTTTTTTAGAGTATTAGGTGGTACTCCTGTTAATCGTTCTACTAGTAATAATTTAGTAGAAGCTGTTATAAAAACTTTTAACAGTAAAGAAGAGTTTCGATTGGGCTTGTCTCCAGAAGGAACGAGAAAAAAAGTTATACAATGGAAAACAGGTTTTTACTATATTGCTAAAGGAGCAAATGTACCTGTAGTGATGGCAACTTTAGATTTCGAAAATAAAAAAGTAAAAATTTCTCCTCCTTATTATACAACAGACAACAAAGAAAATGATTTTAAACATTTTCGTAGTTTTTTTGAAGGTGTAAAGGGGAAAAACCCTGAATTATCGTAA
- a CDS encoding KpsF/GutQ family sugar-phosphate isomerase produces the protein MKNSTSIISLAKETILIESNAIANLVNLLDDHFENAVNFILNANGRVIVTGIGKSANIGTKIVATLNSTGTPAIFMHAADAIHGDLGNVQENDVVICISKSGNTPEIKVLIPLIKNYGNKIIAITGNINSFLGKNADFPLNTFVEKEACPNNLAPTTSTTAQLVMGDALAVCLQSLRGFSSKDFAKYHPGGALGKRLYLRVSDLIKNNQVPKINSNDTVADVIVEISEKRLGVTAVLENNILVGIITDGDIRRMLSKNTNIQPITAKEIMGKNPKTISIDAMAIEALEKLEQNNITQILVVDENNNYCGVVHLHDLIKEGIF, from the coding sequence TTGAAAAATTCTACCTCTATAATTTCATTAGCAAAAGAAACGATTTTAATCGAAAGTAATGCCATTGCTAATTTAGTAAACTTGCTTGATGATCACTTTGAAAATGCCGTTAATTTTATTTTAAATGCCAATGGTAGAGTTATTGTTACTGGTATTGGAAAAAGTGCAAATATAGGAACTAAAATAGTAGCTACGTTAAATTCTACAGGAACACCTGCAATTTTTATGCACGCTGCAGATGCCATACATGGCGATTTAGGAAATGTGCAAGAAAATGACGTTGTAATTTGTATTTCTAAAAGTGGAAATACTCCAGAAATTAAAGTGTTAATACCTCTTATTAAGAATTATGGTAATAAAATTATTGCCATTACAGGAAATATAAATTCATTTTTAGGAAAAAATGCCGATTTTCCTTTAAACACGTTTGTAGAAAAAGAAGCCTGCCCAAATAACCTAGCTCCTACCACAAGCACTACTGCTCAACTAGTTATGGGTGATGCTTTGGCGGTTTGTTTGCAAAGCTTACGCGGATTTTCTAGTAAAGATTTTGCAAAATACCACCCGGGTGGCGCCTTAGGTAAACGTTTGTATTTAAGAGTTAGTGACCTAATTAAAAATAATCAAGTTCCAAAAATCAATAGTAATGATACTGTAGCAGATGTAATTGTAGAAATATCAGAAAAAAGATTGGGAGTTACCGCTGTTTTGGAAAACAATATTTTAGTAGGCATTATTACCGATGGAGATATTCGTAGGATGCTTTCTAAAAACACCAATATACAGCCTATTACTGCCAAAGAAATAATGGGTAAAAACCCTAAAACTATCTCTATAGATGCAATGGCTATAGAAGCTTTAGAAAAATTAGAACAAAATAATATTACTCAAATTTTAGTAGTAGACGAAAACAATAACTATTGTGGTGTTGTTCATTTACACGATTTAATTAAAGAAGGAATATTCTAA
- a CDS encoding ATP-dependent DNA helicase RecQ — MDLHGPLKKYFGFNKFKGLQEQVIKSIVEGNNTFVIMPTGGGKSLCYQLPALMQDGTAIVVSPLIALMKNQVDAIRGISENHGVAHVLNSSLNKSEVAQVKEDIESGVTKLLYVAPESLIKEEYVTFLRTQKISFVAIDEAHCISEWGHDFRPEYRNLRHIIKAIDNVPVICLTATATEKVQEDILKTLGIQEANRFKASFNRANLFYEVRPKTKEVEKDIIRFVKQRIGKSGIIYCLSRKKVEEIAQILQVNGINAVPYHAGLDAKTRVKHQDMFLMEDCDVVVATIAFGMGIDKPDVRYVIHHDIPKSLESYYQETGRAGRDDGEGYCLAFYAYKDIEKLEKFMASKPIAEQEIGHALLQEVVGYAETSMNRRKYLLHYFGEEFDDVNGEGADMDDNSRNPKKKHEAKDNVIKLLSVVKNTLQKYKSKEIVNTLVGKENALLTSHKTHLQPFFGVGKDKKPAYWMALIRQVLVVNFIKKEIEQYGVIKLTSEGERFLEKPTSFMMTEDHSYSEENDQTIITNSKSSGAVADANLIKLLKDLRKKVASKAGVPPFAVFQDPSLDDMALKYPINLEELSTVHGVGEGKARKFGKEFVSLIEAYVSENDILRPDDLIVKSTGTNSGLKLYIIQNTDRKLPLEDIAKSKGLEMNELIKEMEAIIYSGTKLNISYALDDLLDEDQQEEIHEYFMEAETDKIQDALDEFDGDYDEEELRLMRIQFINEVGN; from the coding sequence ATGGATTTACACGGTCCTCTTAAAAAGTATTTTGGATTTAATAAATTTAAAGGCTTACAAGAACAAGTAATAAAAAGTATTGTAGAAGGCAACAATACTTTTGTAATTATGCCTACTGGTGGTGGTAAATCTTTATGCTACCAATTGCCGGCTTTGATGCAAGATGGTACCGCAATTGTGGTTTCTCCATTAATTGCTTTGATGAAAAACCAGGTAGATGCTATTAGAGGAATTTCAGAAAACCATGGGGTTGCTCATGTGTTAAATTCGTCTTTAAACAAATCTGAAGTAGCACAAGTTAAAGAAGATATTGAAAGTGGCGTTACTAAATTACTATATGTAGCACCAGAATCTTTAATAAAAGAAGAATATGTTACTTTTTTAAGAACTCAAAAAATTTCTTTTGTAGCCATAGATGAGGCACATTGTATTTCGGAATGGGGCCACGATTTTAGACCAGAATATAGAAATTTACGTCATATTATTAAAGCTATAGACAATGTTCCTGTAATTTGTTTAACAGCCACTGCTACAGAAAAGGTTCAAGAAGATATTCTAAAAACTTTAGGAATACAAGAAGCAAATAGATTTAAAGCTTCTTTTAATAGAGCAAATTTATTTTATGAAGTTCGACCAAAAACAAAAGAGGTAGAAAAAGATATTATTCGTTTTGTAAAGCAGCGAATAGGAAAATCTGGAATTATATACTGTTTAAGCCGTAAGAAAGTTGAGGAGATTGCACAAATTTTACAAGTAAATGGCATCAATGCAGTTCCTTATCATGCAGGTTTAGATGCCAAAACAAGAGTAAAACACCAAGATATGTTTTTAATGGAAGACTGCGATGTTGTTGTAGCGACCATTGCTTTTGGTATGGGAATAGACAAACCAGATGTTCGCTATGTAATTCACCACGATATTCCTAAAAGTTTAGAAAGCTATTATCAAGAAACGGGTAGAGCTGGTAGAGATGATGGCGAAGGGTATTGTTTAGCGTTTTATGCATATAAAGACATAGAAAAGTTAGAGAAGTTTATGGCTAGCAAACCCATTGCCGAGCAAGAAATTGGGCATGCATTGTTACAAGAAGTGGTTGGATATGCAGAAACCTCTATGAATAGAAGAAAATATTTATTACACTATTTTGGTGAAGAGTTTGATGATGTGAATGGAGAAGGGGCAGATATGGATGATAATTCTAGGAATCCAAAGAAAAAACATGAAGCTAAAGACAATGTAATCAAATTACTATCCGTCGTTAAAAATACACTTCAAAAATATAAATCCAAAGAAATTGTAAACACCTTGGTAGGTAAAGAAAATGCTTTGCTAACCTCGCATAAAACACATTTACAACCATTTTTTGGTGTTGGAAAAGATAAAAAACCAGCATATTGGATGGCACTAATTCGCCAAGTTTTAGTGGTTAATTTTATTAAAAAGGAAATTGAGCAATACGGCGTTATAAAATTAACATCAGAAGGAGAGCGTTTTTTAGAAAAACCCACTTCATTTATGATGACTGAAGACCATTCATATTCAGAAGAAAATGACCAAACCATTATTACGAACAGTAAATCTTCTGGTGCAGTAGCAGATGCTAACCTAATAAAACTGTTAAAAGATTTACGTAAAAAGGTAGCTTCTAAAGCAGGAGTTCCTCCTTTTGCAGTTTTTCAGGACCCTTCTTTAGATGATATGGCGCTAAAATATCCTATTAATCTAGAAGAATTATCTACAGTTCATGGAGTTGGAGAAGGAAAAGCTAGAAAGTTTGGTAAAGAGTTTGTTTCTCTTATAGAGGCTTATGTTTCAGAAAATGACATTTTGAGGCCAGACGATTTAATTGTAAAAAGTACCGGTACAAATTCTGGACTAAAATTATATATTATTCAAAATACTGACAGAAAATTACCTTTAGAGGACATTGCTAAATCGAAAGGCTTAGAAATGAATGAATTAATTAAGGAAATGGAAGCTATTATTTATTCGGGTACTAAACTTAACATTAGCTATGCGTTAGATGATCTTTTAGATGAAGATCAGCAGGAAGAAATTCACGAGTATTTTATGGAAGCTGAAACTGATAAAATACAAGATGCTTTAGATGAATTTGATGGTGATTATGATGAAGAAGAACTGAGGTTAATGCGTATTCAATTTATAAATGAGGTAGGAAACTAA
- a CDS encoding oxidoreductase, whose product MSRINPFIFGFLFLISCTQEYQPRKIEKVTITTHKIDSSSIRTLVAIDNENMSFAGSLGNFSTTSNGGKTWSTLTLKYQDSIVPHFRSLAFNGHDYFALSIGNPALLYKISEDKATIVYSESHENVFYDALTFFDDNRHGIAVGDPTENCASIIITADSGETWQKIPCDNLPEIAQGEAFFAASNTNIKTMGSTVWIASGGTKARVLKSTNFGKSWQVYNTPIAQGNGPQGIYSIDFYDENNGFIIGGNYEKPTENNANKALTTDGGKTWQLVGINTTPNYKSCVQYLPNTGGKELFVVGKTGISFSNDGGKTFSDVSKDGFYAIQFVDENTAWLTGHKKVGKMSLQKK is encoded by the coding sequence ATGAGTAGAATAAACCCCTTTATTTTTGGTTTCCTTTTTTTAATTTCTTGCACACAAGAATATCAACCTAGAAAAATAGAAAAAGTTACCATTACCACACATAAAATTGATAGTAGCAGCATTAGAACTCTTGTAGCAATAGATAACGAGAATATGTCTTTTGCTGGTTCATTAGGTAATTTTTCTACGACATCAAATGGTGGAAAAACTTGGAGTACTCTTACCCTAAAATACCAAGATTCTATTGTACCTCATTTTAGAAGTTTAGCATTTAACGGTCACGATTATTTTGCACTTTCCATAGGAAACCCTGCATTGCTTTATAAAATATCTGAAGACAAAGCAACTATTGTTTATAGCGAATCTCATGAAAATGTTTTTTATGATGCCCTTACTTTTTTTGATGACAATAGACATGGAATTGCTGTAGGCGATCCTACAGAAAATTGTGCTTCTATTATAATTACAGCTGATAGTGGAGAAACGTGGCAAAAAATTCCTTGTGATAATTTACCTGAAATTGCCCAAGGAGAAGCATTTTTTGCAGCAAGCAATACCAATATCAAAACAATGGGAAGCACCGTTTGGATTGCTTCTGGAGGCACCAAAGCAAGGGTTTTAAAATCGACTAATTTTGGCAAATCTTGGCAGGTATACAATACGCCTATTGCACAAGGAAATGGCCCACAAGGCATTTACTCTATAGATTTTTATGACGAAAATAATGGGTTTATAATTGGCGGTAATTACGAAAAACCTACAGAAAATAATGCTAACAAAGCACTAACTACCGATGGTGGAAAAACATGGCAACTCGTCGGTATAAACACGACTCCGAACTATAAGAGTTGTGTACAATATCTACCAAATACGGGTGGTAAAGAACTATTTGTTGTAGGAAAAACAGGAATCTCTTTTTCTAATGATGGTGGTAAAACGTTTTCTGATGTTTCTAAAGATGGTTTTTATGCAATTCAGTTTGTAGATGAAAATACTGCTTGGCTTACCGGACACAAAAAAGTTGGAAAAATGAGTTTACAAAAAAAGTAA
- the tatC gene encoding twin-arginine translocase subunit TatC, whose translation MANSQKEMSFLGHLEELRWHLVRSASAIFIVGILLFVFQKEVYEHFLLAHRKPDFITYQLFCDFFNLFGADSTFCNVVFKDNLISLKPTQQLMNAIWSSLILGIILSFPYLLWEIWRFISPGLTKKEISSSRGFIFIASFLFFCGIAFSFYVIAPISIHFLYNYQITDLIQNNFTMDSHIGLVTNMLLGVSILFELPVLVYFLTKIGLVTPEFLKKYRKHALVVVLILAAIITPPDVASQIIVAIPILFLYEISIKVSKVVIKNQQKREKSSS comes from the coding sequence ATGGCAAATTCACAAAAAGAAATGTCTTTTTTGGGACACCTCGAAGAGTTAAGATGGCATTTAGTTAGAAGTGCCTCTGCAATTTTTATTGTAGGAATTTTATTGTTTGTATTTCAGAAAGAAGTGTATGAACATTTTTTGTTGGCGCATAGAAAACCTGACTTTATTACCTATCAATTATTTTGTGATTTCTTTAATTTATTTGGAGCAGATAGTACTTTTTGCAATGTTGTTTTTAAAGACAACTTAATCAGTTTAAAACCTACACAACAGTTAATGAATGCAATTTGGTCTTCATTAATATTAGGTATTATTCTTTCTTTTCCTTATTTACTATGGGAAATTTGGCGTTTTATATCTCCAGGATTAACAAAAAAAGAAATTAGTAGTTCTAGAGGTTTTATTTTTATAGCTTCTTTTTTATTTTTTTGCGGAATAGCTTTTAGTTTTTACGTAATTGCTCCTATTTCAATACACTTTTTATACAACTATCAAATTACAGACTTAATTCAAAATAACTTTACAATGGATTCTCACATCGGACTCGTAACCAACATGTTACTAGGTGTTTCCATTCTCTTTGAATTACCAGTATTAGTCTATTTTTTAACCAAAATAGGATTGGTTACTCCAGAATTTTTAAAGAAATACAGAAAACATGCCTTGGTAGTAGTGCTTATTTTGGCAGCTATTATTACACCACCAGATGTTGCTAGCCAAATAATAGTAGCAATTCCTATTCTTTTTCTTTATGAAATAAGTATAAAGGTTTCTAAAGTAGTGATTAAAAATCAACAAAAAAGAGAAAAATCATCCTCTTAA
- the rmuC gene encoding DNA recombination protein RmuC codes for MTDFLSYLLIAFIFVVIGLFVGRLLAKSALQKEKLTLEKENSSLNASVIMLEQAKDMANNNLISCQKELRNTQLEKEALISEKTRLETEFKNTAIKLNENKKELDKLNTKYLKEFENLATKILEDNSTKFKNQNKESISAILNPLKEKIEGFEKKVSESQEKSVGMHAALKEQLGSLKQLNLQMSKEAINLTKALKGDNKTQGDWGETQLEILLEKAKLTKEIHFTTQGGYRDSAGKLKKPDFVINLPENRHLIIDAKVSLTAYENYFSSENEIEKEKYLKSHIESIRSHFKDLSDKKYEDLYEINSPDYVLMFVPIEPALMIALNKVNNLYLEALDKNIVLVSTSTLLATLSTVSSMWRQENQKRNVLEISKQAAALYDQFVNLTDDLLKVGSQLKTVQGSYDSSMKKLTGSRNLIKKVEKIKQLGINTSKKINQKLLDNTEDEA; via the coding sequence ATGACAGATTTTTTAAGCTACTTACTTATTGCTTTTATTTTTGTTGTAATCGGCTTATTTGTAGGTAGGTTACTAGCAAAATCAGCTTTACAAAAAGAAAAATTAACGTTAGAAAAAGAAAATTCTAGTTTAAATGCTAGTGTTATAATGCTAGAGCAGGCAAAAGATATGGCTAACAATAACCTTATTTCTTGTCAGAAAGAACTACGAAATACACAACTAGAAAAAGAGGCACTTATTTCTGAAAAAACGAGATTGGAAACAGAATTTAAAAACACTGCAATTAAATTAAATGAAAATAAAAAGGAACTTGATAAATTAAACACCAAATATTTAAAAGAGTTCGAAAATCTTGCTACTAAAATATTAGAAGATAATTCAACAAAATTTAAAAACCAGAATAAAGAAAGTATTAGTGCTATTTTAAACCCTTTAAAAGAAAAAATAGAGGGTTTTGAAAAGAAAGTATCAGAATCTCAAGAAAAGAGCGTTGGCATGCATGCTGCCTTAAAAGAGCAGTTGGGAAGCCTTAAACAGCTTAATTTACAAATGAGTAAAGAGGCAATTAATTTAACAAAAGCACTTAAAGGAGATAATAAAACACAAGGAGATTGGGGAGAAACTCAATTAGAAATTTTATTAGAGAAAGCCAAACTTACCAAAGAAATTCATTTTACTACACAAGGCGGTTACAGAGATAGTGCTGGTAAGTTAAAAAAGCCAGATTTTGTAATTAATTTACCCGAGAACAGGCACTTAATTATTGATGCTAAAGTTTCACTTACCGCTTATGAAAACTATTTTTCTTCTGAAAATGAAATAGAAAAAGAAAAATATCTAAAAAGTCATATAGAAAGTATAAGGTCTCACTTTAAAGATTTAAGTGATAAAAAATATGAAGATTTGTACGAAATTAATTCGCCTGATTATGTACTTATGTTTGTACCTATAGAACCAGCATTAATGATTGCTTTAAATAAAGTAAATAATTTGTATTTAGAAGCTCTAGACAAAAACATTGTATTGGTATCTACATCTACTCTTTTGGCTACATTAAGTACTGTTTCTTCTATGTGGAGACAAGAAAATCAAAAAAGAAATGTATTAGAAATTTCTAAACAAGCTGCTGCACTTTATGACCAATTTGTAAATCTTACCGATGATTTGTTAAAGGTTGGCAGTCAATTAAAAACGGTGCAAGGTAGTTACGATTCATCAATGAAAAAATTAACAGGCAGTAGAAACTTGATTAAAAAAGTAGAAAAAATAAAACAACTAGGTATCAACACTTCCAAAAAAATCAATCAGAAATTATTAGATAATACCGAAGATGAAGCCTAG
- a CDS encoding CDP-alcohol phosphatidyltransferase family protein: MSFKKHIPNIITLANLFCGAVATIFAVNEAFELAAFFVILGIFFDFFDGFAARLLHVSGELGKQLDSLADMVTSGVVPGIIMVNLLANNSVFSSYNYESDSVIWSGDRIELLPYVGLLLTLGACYRLAKFNIDTRQTDSFIGLPTPAMSLFVISLPLILEYSDIEWMYNLISNHYFLLIITILLTFLMNAELPLFSLKFKEYSLKNNIIKYLFLIVSILCIITLQYASIPLIITLYVFLSIIANYRNRQLKV; this comes from the coding sequence ATGAGTTTTAAAAAACATATTCCCAATATTATAACACTTGCCAACCTTTTTTGTGGTGCAGTTGCCACTATTTTTGCAGTAAATGAGGCTTTTGAATTGGCTGCTTTTTTTGTTATTCTAGGAATATTTTTTGATTTTTTTGATGGTTTTGCTGCTCGATTATTACATGTATCTGGCGAGCTAGGTAAGCAATTGGATTCTTTAGCAGATATGGTAACTAGTGGAGTTGTGCCTGGTATAATTATGGTAAATTTACTGGCAAATAACAGTGTTTTTTCCAGTTACAATTACGAATCGGATAGTGTAATTTGGTCTGGTGATAGAATAGAATTATTACCTTATGTAGGGTTATTGTTAACTTTAGGAGCATGTTACCGATTGGCAAAATTTAATATTGATACTAGGCAAACAGATTCTTTTATTGGGTTACCAACACCTGCAATGAGTTTATTTGTAATATCACTCCCTTTAATTTTAGAATATTCAGATATTGAGTGGATGTATAACCTAATTAGTAATCATTATTTTTTACTAATAATTACTATTTTATTAACGTTTTTAATGAATGCAGAATTGCCGTTATTTTCATTAAAATTTAAAGAGTATTCTTTAAAAAATAACATCATTAAGTATTTATTTTTAATAGTCTCTATTTTATGCATTATCACACTGCAATATGCATCTATCCCTTTAATAATAACCTTATATGTTTTCCTGTCTATAATTGCAAACTATAGAAATAGGCAACTTAAAGTATAA